From Psychrobacillus sp. FSL K6-2836, a single genomic window includes:
- a CDS encoding YaiI/YqxD family protein — MVNILVDADGCPVVDLTIDVAKKYKLKVTLLCDTAHYMQREGADTIMVSKGADAVDFVLVNRVKKGDIVVTQDYGLAAMVLAKQGFAIDQNGRWYTPENIDQLLDSRHISKKIRQAGGRLKGPKKRQKEDNEKFEASFHKICEHALQTGN; from the coding sequence ATGGTAAATATTTTAGTAGATGCAGATGGGTGTCCAGTAGTGGATTTGACTATTGATGTGGCGAAAAAGTATAAATTGAAGGTAACATTACTATGTGATACCGCTCATTATATGCAACGAGAAGGTGCTGATACAATAATGGTATCTAAAGGAGCAGACGCGGTAGATTTTGTTCTAGTTAATAGAGTAAAAAAAGGTGATATAGTCGTGACACAGGACTATGGTCTAGCTGCGATGGTTTTAGCTAAACAAGGTTTTGCTATCGACCAAAACGGACGTTGGTATACCCCTGAAAATATTGACCAGCTTCTCGATAGTCGTCATATATCCAAGAAAATTAGACAGGCTGGTGGTCGTTTGAAGGGTCCAAAAAAACGTCAAAAAGAAGACAATGAAAAATTTGAAGCAAGCTTCCATAAAATTTGCGAGCACGCTCTTCAAACAGGAAACTAA
- a CDS encoding glycerophosphodiester phosphodiesterase family protein yields the protein MRLLFFILVILCLVAGCDNQDGNIQPIANDKFLIIAHRGASAFAPEHTMIAYEIAHEADVDYIEIDLQMTKDGVLVAMHDEKVDRTTNGTGFVKEYTLEELKQLNAGKWFNEEYPGLANREFEQEEVPTLEEIFMHFGDDVNYYIELKSPRIYKGMEEELFALLKKYDLIRETQDLPKVIVESFNEDSLTNFHALGPALPLIQLFSFKEKATLSHSDYKRLQTYASGIGVNIKSVDQDFIHDAQLNGLQVHLYSIKNEIDVKNAFRLDVNGVFIDNPTFGEHLPQEES from the coding sequence ATGCGGTTATTATTTTTTATACTAGTAATTTTATGTTTAGTTGCAGGCTGTGATAACCAAGATGGCAATATACAACCTATTGCAAATGACAAGTTTTTAATCATTGCACATCGCGGGGCTTCTGCATTTGCACCCGAACATACGATGATCGCCTACGAGATAGCTCATGAAGCAGATGTAGACTATATTGAAATAGATTTACAAATGACGAAGGATGGCGTTCTAGTTGCCATGCACGATGAAAAGGTGGATCGTACAACAAATGGAACTGGATTTGTAAAGGAGTACACTTTGGAGGAATTAAAACAGTTAAATGCAGGGAAATGGTTTAATGAGGAATATCCAGGACTGGCTAACAGAGAGTTTGAACAAGAAGAGGTGCCTACTTTAGAGGAAATCTTTATGCATTTCGGAGATGATGTGAACTATTATATCGAATTGAAGTCGCCACGTATTTATAAAGGGATGGAGGAAGAACTTTTTGCCTTATTAAAGAAGTATGATTTAATTCGAGAAACACAAGACCTACCAAAAGTAATTGTGGAGTCTTTTAATGAAGATAGCCTAACAAATTTTCATGCACTAGGGCCGGCGCTTCCTCTTATTCAACTATTTAGTTTCAAAGAGAAAGCTACTTTATCCCATTCTGATTATAAACGGTTACAAACTTATGCCAGTGGAATTGGGGTCAATATAAAATCGGTTGATCAAGACTTTATCCATGATGCTCAATTAAATGGATTGCAGGTTCATCTTTATTCTATTAAAAACGAAATAGATGTGAAAAATGCTTTCCGACTTGATGTAAATGGAGTCTTCATAGATAATCCCACTTTTGGTGAGCATTTACCGCAAGAAGAAAGTTAG
- a CDS encoding nucleoside deaminase, with translation MDQDRFFLELALEEAKKALQENTYPVGAVIIDEDFNVIGKGRNRVHPSQDITAHAEIDAMRNAGSTMFDAKINNKKFTLYSTLEPCPMCTGGILFAKIQRVVWLLNDDQGFGGYKKIKDSAVFLEKFNRIEMVEEPLEDLKKRQLDLMANWATNPNNVISLRQSVQ, from the coding sequence ATGGATCAGGATAGATTCTTTTTAGAGCTGGCATTGGAAGAAGCCAAGAAAGCATTGCAGGAGAACACGTATCCTGTAGGCGCGGTTATCATAGATGAAGATTTCAACGTGATCGGAAAAGGGAGAAATAGAGTGCATCCTAGCCAAGATATTACAGCACATGCTGAAATAGATGCTATGCGAAACGCAGGATCCACCATGTTTGATGCCAAAATTAACAACAAAAAGTTCACTCTTTATAGCACGCTGGAGCCTTGTCCTATGTGTACGGGAGGAATTTTATTTGCTAAAATTCAACGAGTCGTCTGGCTACTAAATGACGACCAAGGGTTTGGTGGATATAAGAAGATTAAGGATTCTGCCGTTTTTTTGGAAAAATTTAATCGGATTGAAATGGTAGAGGAGCCATTGGAAGATTTGAAAAAGAGGCAGCTAGATTTAATGGCTAACTGGGCAACGAATCCTAATAATGTGATTTCTCTGCGTCAGAGCGTACAATAG
- a CDS encoding M48 family metallopeptidase, whose product MTDMQLRSNREIPYFILSLIFSVLIYFLAIVSIIGIAILLALILFSIYALYMSLGYIRANGIRISEKQFPDVYERIVHISQEMGFKKVPDVFVVHSEGAFNAFATRFLGKHMVVLYSEVFELAREQGNAELDFIIAHELTHIKRNHVLKNTFILPARLVPFLSQAYSRSCEYTCDRHAAFFIRDGAAAKRGLTILSIGKQLYKEVNENAYLEQINTESNVFIWLSEVLSSHPTTPKRVQAVGHFMQVEGTPLYYPNTSKIALGIGALLGIFIIGYIGVIAVMVTGAVKYENFFTGGLLQEEALSSEASTTETSTLESTAPLTEESLNLTPLMDAVLADDEETIRELVANGVNLEERDAENTTALHHAVYSDNNAVAELLLIYGANPNTEDQYTNALTASFYYENYDMAALLYKYGANPATLDPEGYSGNNIMGVNSDDEFLDSLNEFTSAP is encoded by the coding sequence ATGACAGATATGCAGTTAAGATCGAATCGCGAAATTCCATATTTTATTTTATCTCTAATATTCAGTGTACTCATTTACTTTTTAGCAATCGTTTCAATAATCGGAATAGCTATTTTACTAGCACTTATTTTATTTAGTATTTATGCACTTTACATGTCGTTGGGTTATATCCGTGCAAATGGAATTCGCATTAGTGAAAAGCAATTTCCGGATGTATATGAAAGAATCGTACATATTTCTCAGGAAATGGGTTTTAAAAAGGTGCCAGATGTATTCGTGGTTCACTCAGAAGGGGCTTTTAATGCCTTCGCAACCCGTTTTTTAGGAAAACATATGGTTGTTCTCTATTCAGAAGTTTTTGAGCTTGCTAGAGAGCAAGGGAATGCTGAACTCGATTTCATCATTGCTCATGAACTTACACATATAAAACGTAATCACGTTTTAAAAAACACGTTTATCTTGCCAGCACGTTTAGTGCCTTTTCTATCGCAAGCATATAGTCGTTCCTGTGAGTATACTTGTGACCGACATGCAGCATTCTTTATAAGAGATGGGGCTGCTGCAAAACGTGGACTAACCATATTGAGTATTGGGAAACAGCTATATAAAGAGGTTAATGAAAATGCTTACTTAGAACAAATCAATACCGAATCGAATGTATTTATATGGTTGAGTGAAGTACTATCATCTCACCCGACTACTCCAAAAAGGGTCCAAGCAGTTGGGCATTTCATGCAAGTAGAGGGCACTCCACTTTATTATCCTAATACTTCAAAAATCGCACTTGGTATTGGTGCATTACTAGGTATTTTCATCATTGGATATATAGGAGTCATAGCAGTTATGGTAACTGGTGCAGTAAAGTATGAAAATTTCTTTACAGGTGGCTTGTTGCAAGAAGAAGCGTTATCATCTGAGGCTTCCACTACAGAAACTTCCACACTAGAGAGCACTGCACCTTTAACAGAGGAATCACTTAATTTGACTCCACTTATGGATGCAGTTCTAGCTGATGATGAAGAAACAATTCGTGAACTTGTGGCTAATGGTGTCAACTTAGAGGAAAGAGATGCAGAAAATACAACTGCTTTACACCATGCGGTTTACTCCGATAATAATGCAGTTGCTGAGTTATTATTGATCTATGGTGCTAACCCAAACACAGAAGATCAATACACTAATGCGTTAACAGCTTCCTTTTATTATGAGAATTACGACATGGCAGCACTACTATATAAGTATGGTGCTAATCCTGCTACCCTTGATCCAGAAGGATATTCAGGCAACAACATAATGGGAGTTAATAGCGATGATGAATTTCTTGATTCTCTAAATGAATTCACTAGTGCTCCATAG
- a CDS encoding carbohydrate ABC transporter permease, producing MTTVSRSRKMSNWKRSSNARTALLYLLPSIILFSVFVFYPMFRTIYLSFYLTDQAGEAAIFVGLENYAYLLESVAFRNSIKATFLFVLYTVPTGIIIALILALLANEKLRGIGFFRTIYASTMGVSVAASSVVWLFLFHPSVGMFNKLLSIFNLPQIEWLLDPTWALFSVSLSTIWLNTGFSFLIILGGLQNIDEHLYESARIDGASYWYRLKRITIPMLSPTLFFIITISLINAFQTFGQIDILTKGGPSQSTNLIVYSIYREAFINYQFGTASAQAVFLFICILIVTILQFKLGEKKVHYQ from the coding sequence ATGACGACTGTAAGCAGATCTAGAAAGATGAGCAATTGGAAACGTTCCTCTAACGCAAGAACGGCTCTATTGTATTTATTGCCTTCTATTATATTATTTTCTGTATTTGTTTTTTATCCGATGTTTCGGACCATTTACTTAAGCTTCTATTTAACGGATCAAGCGGGTGAAGCAGCAATTTTCGTAGGTCTAGAAAACTATGCTTATTTACTAGAATCAGTTGCTTTCCGCAACAGTATTAAAGCGACGTTCCTATTTGTTTTATATACAGTTCCAACAGGGATTATAATTGCACTGATTTTAGCGCTACTTGCAAATGAAAAACTAAGAGGAATCGGATTTTTCAGGACCATCTATGCATCCACAATGGGGGTTTCCGTTGCAGCATCCTCTGTCGTTTGGTTGTTCTTATTTCATCCGAGTGTAGGGATGTTCAACAAATTACTAAGTATCTTTAATTTGCCTCAAATTGAATGGCTATTAGATCCAACATGGGCATTATTTTCGGTGTCCCTGTCGACTATATGGCTGAATACAGGGTTTTCCTTCTTAATAATACTTGGTGGTTTGCAAAATATAGATGAGCATTTATATGAGAGTGCGCGTATTGATGGTGCTAGCTATTGGTATCGATTAAAGCGAATTACTATTCCAATGCTATCTCCAACTTTGTTTTTCATCATTACCATTTCATTGATCAATGCATTTCAGACGTTTGGCCAAATCGATATTTTAACTAAAGGTGGTCCATCTCAGTCGACTAATTTAATCGTATATTCCATATATAGAGAAGCATTTATCAATTATCAATTCGGGACAGCAAGTGCCCAGGCAGTGTTCTTATTTATATGTATTTTAATCGTAACAATTTTACAATTTAAGCTTGGGGAAAAGAAGGTGCATTACCAATGA
- a CDS encoding ABC transporter ATP-binding protein, giving the protein MKRVELIDISKSYDKQSNVISNINVTIEPGEFFVLVGPSGCGKSTMLRMIAGLEDITGGILKIGDTEVNDLPPSKRDLSMVFQNYALYPHLSVEENIQFGLHVKKINKKERAKRTGEVATMLGLTDYLKRKPRELSGGQRQRVALARAIVNEAPICLMDEPLSNLDAKLRAHMRSEIRQIQRRLGITMIYVTHDQIEAMTMGDRIMILHEGAIQQIGKPIEIYNTPANPFVATFIGSPPMNLALGFGDKLTSTIRLSDSIIIPVPTQDAHYLTERVIVGIRPEHIKAATKESKDKDKVVVEVSNVEILGNETIFTFLLNEESWQVKWSGQWQIEIGDKIPLIMNYESFCFFDSETKNIIKTPSDVENHVFGKEVFV; this is encoded by the coding sequence TTGAAAAGGGTGGAACTGATCGATATCTCCAAATCTTATGATAAGCAATCTAATGTTATTTCCAATATTAACGTAACTATTGAACCGGGGGAATTTTTTGTTCTCGTTGGTCCCTCTGGTTGCGGCAAAAGTACAATGCTTCGAATGATTGCTGGACTAGAAGATATTACAGGTGGGATATTGAAAATTGGCGATACAGAAGTGAATGATTTACCACCAAGTAAAAGGGATTTATCGATGGTATTTCAAAACTATGCATTATATCCGCACTTATCGGTAGAAGAAAATATTCAATTTGGTTTACATGTAAAAAAAATTAATAAAAAAGAACGAGCGAAACGTACAGGTGAAGTGGCAACAATGCTTGGTTTGACGGATTATTTAAAGCGAAAGCCTAGAGAGTTATCTGGAGGTCAACGTCAAAGGGTGGCACTAGCACGGGCAATTGTGAACGAAGCACCTATTTGTTTAATGGATGAGCCACTATCTAATTTAGATGCAAAGCTACGAGCGCATATGCGTTCTGAGATAAGACAAATTCAAAGACGATTAGGGATTACGATGATTTATGTGACACATGACCAAATCGAAGCTATGACTATGGGTGATCGAATTATGATTCTTCATGAAGGGGCTATTCAGCAAATAGGCAAGCCTATCGAAATTTATAACACCCCAGCTAATCCTTTTGTAGCAACATTTATCGGATCACCTCCTATGAATCTAGCGCTAGGTTTTGGAGACAAATTGACAAGTACGATTCGGTTAAGTGATTCTATTATAATTCCGGTTCCAACACAGGATGCACATTATTTAACAGAGCGAGTAATTGTAGGGATACGTCCTGAACATATAAAAGCAGCGACAAAAGAGTCAAAAGATAAAGACAAAGTTGTGGTGGAAGTTTCGAATGTAGAAATTTTAGGAAATGAAACGATTTTCACATTTTTACTTAATGAGGAATCCTGGCAAGTTAAATGGAGCGGACAGTGGCAAATAGAAATAGGCGATAAAATTCCTTTAATTATGAACTATGAATCCTTTTGTTTTTTTGATAGTGAAACAAAGAATATTATTAAAACTCCCTCCGACGTTGAAAACCATGTATTTGGCAAAGAGGTATTTGTATGA
- a CDS encoding ABC transporter substrate-binding protein, whose amino-acid sequence MKKWWIVIIASIVLLLGACSSKDKDSTSKVNDEVSKDNPSGDLAPLDEKVKVVIAEDGSASGAGFYIAKEKGYFEEYNIDVEFAVFSNSDEMLPALASGDVDIAGGVSTASFFNAIAQGIDVKIIADKGHNVPGKSYFTFVIGNQMVDEIKDYEDFKGKKIAISSKNSIDEYIYLEMLKHAGLTSEDVELVLLADFGSMLGAIENGSIDAALQIEPLIAQGIENEFHLRFGDATDYAPESQIAMVLGSPQFMSDEQDVSLRFMAAYLKGVRDYNDAFIKGENKAEIIEIMIKHTSLKDSALWEKVYVTGLDPDGKMFLDDVLKQYDAYKENGAISGEVDFDKAVDTSMTEKAVEILGAYEK is encoded by the coding sequence GTGAAAAAATGGTGGATTGTAATTATAGCATCTATTGTACTTCTACTAGGTGCGTGTAGTTCTAAGGATAAAGATAGTACATCTAAAGTGAATGATGAAGTGAGCAAAGACAATCCTTCAGGTGACCTTGCTCCGTTGGATGAAAAAGTGAAGGTTGTTATTGCAGAGGATGGATCTGCCTCTGGAGCTGGATTTTATATTGCAAAAGAAAAAGGATACTTTGAGGAATACAATATAGATGTAGAGTTTGCAGTGTTCTCAAACAGTGATGAGATGTTACCAGCCCTTGCGTCTGGAGATGTAGATATCGCAGGAGGGGTATCGACTGCGTCATTCTTTAATGCCATTGCACAAGGAATTGACGTGAAAATTATTGCAGATAAAGGGCATAATGTGCCAGGGAAATCCTATTTTACATTTGTTATTGGAAACCAAATGGTAGATGAAATAAAAGATTACGAAGATTTTAAGGGTAAAAAAATTGCTATATCCTCTAAAAACTCGATTGATGAATATATCTATTTGGAAATGTTAAAGCATGCCGGATTAACGTCTGAGGATGTAGAGCTTGTATTGCTTGCTGATTTCGGAAGTATGCTAGGTGCAATTGAAAATGGATCAATTGATGCAGCGTTACAGATTGAACCTTTAATAGCACAAGGCATTGAAAATGAATTTCATCTGCGTTTTGGAGATGCGACGGATTATGCACCAGAATCTCAAATTGCGATGGTTTTAGGATCTCCACAATTTATGAGTGATGAACAGGATGTATCTCTGCGGTTTATGGCTGCCTATTTAAAAGGGGTTCGAGACTACAATGATGCCTTTATCAAAGGTGAAAATAAAGCTGAAATTATAGAAATTATGATAAAGCATACATCGTTAAAAGACTCAGCTCTTTGGGAAAAAGTATATGTAACTGGGTTAGACCCAGATGGAAAAATGTTTTTAGATGATGTATTAAAGCAATATGATGCATACAAAGAAAACGGAGCTATAAGTGGGGAAGTAGACTTTGATAAGGCGGTAGATACGTCAATGACAGAAAAAGCGGTAGAAATATTAGGAGCATACGAAAAGTAA
- a CDS encoding histidine kinase N-terminal 7TM domain-containing diguanylate cyclase: protein MSYILVVILAGTISLFLSLYILVKAKDAPGGKSYIRVTFLSSIFTYAYAFELASTSLTEMKFWLSIEYLVMPFIPIFVLFMCIEYVGHKIKTWNYALFVIPLTTIFMMQTNELHHLYYRTIKVDRNGLFPVLDLEWGPWFYVHAIFLFVCLTISVLILLREFRKSLFMFRMQTLLMVAGLLIPVIANYFYLNDWSNGIDLGPISLSITFMFHGVALLTLQMFNVAPIARESVFESLKEGVIVLNQNRVIVDYNKAALNVIPTMSSHYIGKPIAEVLVQNPLLTEKLKEEQECDYTNFLESGATHFRINFSEVVNKSGLHVGKIVTFVDVTEKVRMEEKLKQLASLDGLTQLYNRTFFMKKSEMIFDDLMAYGGGVSIIMFDIDHFKKVNDTFGHEAGDIVLTHITSITKEELRVIDFMGRYGGEEFIICMPETTLMEATYRANRIRQAIEESFTTFNEREILVTSSFGVSYVQMAAGEDRYSVQQLIRQADQALYAAKHKGRNCVEVYEANDIYMQV from the coding sequence TTGTCATACATTCTAGTAGTTATATTGGCGGGCACAATAAGTTTATTTCTTAGCTTGTACATTCTAGTAAAAGCTAAAGATGCCCCTGGCGGAAAGTCGTATATTCGAGTTACATTTTTATCATCGATCTTCACCTATGCTTATGCTTTTGAATTAGCAAGTACATCCTTAACAGAAATGAAGTTTTGGCTTAGTATAGAATATCTTGTCATGCCATTTATACCAATATTTGTACTATTCATGTGTATAGAGTATGTAGGGCATAAAATAAAAACGTGGAATTATGCACTTTTTGTCATTCCTCTCACTACGATATTTATGATGCAAACAAATGAACTACATCATCTTTATTACAGAACGATAAAGGTAGATAGGAATGGTTTATTCCCTGTACTAGATTTAGAGTGGGGTCCGTGGTTTTATGTTCATGCCATTTTCCTATTTGTATGCTTAACAATATCGGTCCTAATATTGCTAAGAGAATTTCGTAAATCTTTATTTATGTTCCGTATGCAAACTTTATTGATGGTGGCAGGTTTGCTTATTCCAGTCATAGCAAATTATTTTTATCTAAATGATTGGAGTAATGGCATTGATCTTGGACCAATATCATTGAGTATCACTTTTATGTTCCATGGTGTGGCTCTTTTAACCTTACAAATGTTCAATGTTGCACCTATAGCTAGGGAAAGTGTATTTGAAAGTTTGAAAGAAGGCGTGATTGTGTTAAATCAAAATCGGGTGATAGTTGACTATAATAAAGCTGCATTAAATGTGATCCCCACTATGAGCTCGCATTATATTGGTAAACCTATTGCTGAAGTTCTCGTTCAAAATCCCTTACTTACGGAGAAATTGAAAGAGGAACAGGAGTGCGATTACACCAATTTTCTAGAGTCGGGGGCTACACACTTCCGGATCAATTTTTCAGAAGTTGTGAATAAAAGTGGATTACATGTGGGCAAAATTGTTACCTTTGTCGATGTCACTGAAAAAGTGCGAATGGAAGAAAAGTTAAAGCAATTAGCAAGTTTAGATGGCTTGACACAGTTGTATAATCGCACATTCTTTATGAAAAAATCTGAAATGATATTTGATGACTTAATGGCCTACGGCGGGGGTGTATCCATTATAATGTTTGACATCGATCATTTTAAAAAGGTAAATGACACATTTGGCCATGAGGCAGGGGATATAGTATTAACCCATATTACAAGCATTACTAAAGAAGAATTACGAGTAATAGACTTTATGGGGCGTTACGGAGGGGAAGAGTTCATTATATGCATGCCTGAAACCACTCTAATGGAGGCTACTTATAGAGCGAATAGAATTCGACAAGCGATAGAAGAAAGTTTTACAACCTTTAATGAAAGAGAAATTCTTGTAACTTCAAGTTTTGGGGTATCCTATGTTCAAATGGCGGCAGGAGAGGATAGATATTCTGTCCAACAACTTATTAGACAAGCTGACCAGGCTTTATATGCTGCTAAACATAAAGGTAGGAACTGTGTGGAAGTCTACGAGGCAAATGATATCTATATGCAAGTTTAG
- a CDS encoding ABC transporter ATP-binding protein — MDQPVKISIDNLTKVFYKKNNSVTAIQNITLNVEEGEFVCIVGPSGCGKTTLLRILAGLEQPSSGTFSIESDTDLRPLQSMVFQEKGVIPWLTVEENVAFGLNMRHLPKEFVRKQTNYYLKKVGLTKFSKLYPKELSGGMKQRISIARAFANDPEILLMDEPFAALDEQNKFILQEELLSIWSETKKTVIFITHSIDEALLLSDRIVLMSAQPGEIVEEIKVPLPRPRTMEQVRANLEMAEQFIAIWNHLQQEVQKSRK; from the coding sequence ATGGACCAACCAGTGAAAATTTCTATTGATAATCTCACGAAAGTATTTTATAAGAAAAACAATAGTGTAACAGCTATACAAAATATTACGTTAAATGTAGAAGAAGGCGAGTTTGTCTGTATAGTTGGTCCAAGTGGATGTGGGAAAACAACTTTACTACGAATACTTGCTGGGCTGGAACAGCCAAGTTCGGGTACATTTTCCATAGAATCGGATACAGACTTACGGCCGCTGCAATCGATGGTCTTTCAGGAAAAGGGAGTCATACCCTGGCTGACTGTAGAAGAAAATGTTGCATTCGGATTAAATATGCGCCACTTACCAAAAGAATTTGTACGGAAGCAGACCAATTATTATTTGAAAAAAGTAGGTCTTACCAAATTTTCGAAGCTGTATCCAAAAGAACTCTCTGGTGGTATGAAACAACGAATAAGCATTGCTCGAGCATTTGCAAATGACCCGGAGATACTACTAATGGATGAACCATTTGCAGCACTGGATGAACAGAACAAATTCATATTACAAGAAGAACTACTGTCTATTTGGTCCGAAACGAAAAAAACGGTGATATTTATAACGCATAGTATTGATGAGGCTCTGTTATTAAGTGACCGTATAGTTTTGATGAGCGCTCAACCAGGTGAAATAGTAGAAGAAATAAAAGTTCCTCTACCAAGGCCACGCACGATGGAGCAAGTTCGTGCAAATCTAGAAATGGCGGAGCAGTTTATAGCGATCTGGAATCACCTACAACAGGAAGTCCAAAAGTCGAGAAAGTAA
- a CDS encoding ABC transporter permease, with the protein MHEEKEGKLYNPYEMEQQEWKKRQVKERGKQLLTIISPIFILLLWEICSRTGVLDIRFFPPPSAIISTFFELMTSGMLWTHISVSLYRIAAGFLLGVIPGIIIGLLMGLYAPIRHFISPIVMAFMPIPTLALLPIIIILFGIGDFSKVVTIAGSVFFPVVINTVAGVLNIEKVHLDVAKNYGASPTDFFLRIAFPGALPVMLEGIQMGQAIALLTIVAAEMMGATSGIGYLIWTSYKAFMLKEMFVGLILISFFGFMFSLLLRGLQRKIVPWR; encoded by the coding sequence ATGCACGAAGAAAAAGAGGGCAAACTATACAATCCCTACGAAATGGAACAACAGGAATGGAAGAAGCGACAGGTAAAAGAACGAGGAAAGCAATTACTAACTATTATTTCACCTATTTTTATTCTTTTGTTGTGGGAAATTTGTTCACGCACAGGTGTACTTGATATACGATTCTTTCCACCGCCATCTGCAATTATTTCTACGTTTTTTGAGTTAATGACAAGTGGCATGTTATGGACACATATTTCCGTCTCTTTATATAGAATAGCAGCTGGATTTTTATTGGGGGTAATACCAGGAATAATCATTGGACTACTCATGGGGTTGTATGCTCCGATCCGTCATTTTATCTCGCCAATTGTCATGGCTTTTATGCCTATTCCAACTTTGGCTTTACTTCCGATTATAATTATCCTTTTTGGTATTGGAGATTTTTCTAAAGTTGTTACTATCGCAGGAAGTGTATTTTTCCCAGTAGTCATTAATACTGTCGCAGGTGTGTTGAATATAGAAAAGGTTCATTTAGATGTGGCCAAAAATTATGGAGCAAGTCCGACTGATTTCTTTCTCAGGATTGCATTCCCAGGTGCACTTCCCGTTATGTTAGAAGGAATTCAAATGGGGCAGGCGATTGCACTTCTTACGATTGTCGCAGCTGAGATGATGGGAGCTACATCAGGTATCGGATATTTAATCTGGACTTCCTACAAAGCGTTTATGTTGAAAGAGATGTTTGTCGGATTAATACTCATTTCTTTTTTTGGGTTTATGTTTTCTCTTTTATTACGTGGGCTACAAAGAAAAATTGTCCCTTGGAGGTGA